The bacterium genome contains the following window.
GCTAAACGGTAATGAGTTTTCCCTTGTAATCTTGCGGAAAATAAAATATTTGACAGAGAAATTTACTTATTCTATAATATCAACTGGATAAATATGAATTCTAAAGGAGGTGAAAAATTAAATGAATAAAAATATAGTATTGTGTATTCTATTACTTCTAGGTTTCAGTTTTCTTTGTGTTACCATATCTTTCGCCGGGAGTAAGCCAGTTTTTGCCGAATATGTTACTGGTGGTGTTTTCCAGCAGACTTGGAAAAAAATTATTGGTGATGAAACAATCATACCTGCTAATTCCGATACAGCATACCCCGCTGGGCAAGTTTTCCCGAACCCAAGCGGAGACGGTTGGGTGATGAAAGTCGTTGCTGCTCCTGGCGGACTCGGTGGTGCAGGAGCGGTTGGGGGAAATGAATCATGGACTGATATGCTCATTTCAGCGAATGTATTTATTAATATTGATATTACTGCTCGGCATGATACGATGATCGGCGGAAGAATGGCGGTAACCACTCCCGTCTGGGGGTCAGGAGTTCGTGGCGGGTACTATACACAAGATTTTTGGGGTATAACCGTTCCCTGCTGGGCTACCCGAGATAATTATTCCGCACCTAATCCGACTGTTCCGACAACATATACCAGTAACGGTTGGCATCGGATAATTCTGGTTTTTTCCGGGAGCGAAGTAAAAATGTATCTCGATATGACCTATCCAGAAGTTGTCAATGCGTTGAATACCGGAACACCAGCTCCTCTGATTACTACTTCGGTAACTCGCACTGAAGGTGGGGTTGGTTTTTATTCCTGCTATCAGGCATCAGGAGTCGCGACAGGAGAACCAGCGTATGCGGATGATATTGAAGTATATCTACCGCCGTATGAGCTTCCACAGCTTGTATTATCACCAACAACTACAGCGCAAGTTTCTATAGGTCAGACGAAAACATTCATTGCGAGTGAAGGTACCCCGCCATATTACTGGGCATTAAGCACTACCGGAATCGGGTCGATTGATACCTTCAGCGGAGCGACCGTAGTGTTCACTGCAGAAAATGCAGGAGTCGTTAATTTGATTTTAACCGATTCAACGTTACCAACTCCGCTTAAACAAACAGCAACGATTACCGTTGTGCCGACATCAGCGCCGCTGTTTTTGGATAGAGATAGCAGTTATTACTCGCGAAAAGAGTTGTTTGAATAAAGCGCAGATTCTGTAACTGTATATCTCCAAGCGAAGAATGGAACGCTTTCGTTCTATTCTTCGCTTTTATTATTACCCACTAAATTCGTCAATCCATTGCATCGCATACTATACCGTCGATTCCTTCCCGGTATCCGCATTGCTTGTTCAATAGATATTGTTTATAATAATCTTACCTAACTATTAACTATCGTTTATGAGACGATATCTCAAATATATTCAACAAGCAAACCAACTCGGCGCAATCGAATCGAAACTTATTCCGGTGAAAAGTATCGTAACTGCGGAATGGGTTCGGCTTAAATGCCAGTTCGGTTGCGGTGGGTATGGCAAACGGTTAACCTGCCCACCGTATTCGCCTACCCCAGAACAAACCAAACGGATGCTCTTGGAATATACCGATGCGCTCCTGATTCATGGCGATGAATATACTGATATCCGCCAGATTGTTGCATCGTTAGAACGGTCGATTTTCCTTGATGGATATTATAAAGCGTTCGGGTTCGGCGCAGGACCTTGCACTCTCTGCGCAACCTGCGCGAAATTCTGCAAGCATCCGGAAGAAGCTCGGCCGGCAATGGAAGCTAGCGGTATCGATGTCTATGCGACTGTAAAAGCGAACGGTTTTCCTATCGACGTGGTTCGAGATAGAACGTGTAAAGAGAATTATTATGGACTTGTGCTGATTCAATAGCAATATATCGCCTGAAAAATATTTCTCTTCAGATACTTTAAGATTAGACTTTCCGTTAGAATCTTCCTCTGTTTTCTGATAACACTGTATTAGGATAAAATAATATATATATGATGAGGGAAGGTAAATCTATATATCTTTGCACGTTCGGCTGCCAGATGAATGAACATGATTCCGAACGGATTGCGGGACTCCTTGATTCTGCGGGGTACCAATTCGTTGACCGAGAAGACATAGCAGATATTATTCTATTCAACACCTGCTGTATTCGAGCGAGTGCTGAACAGCGAGTATATGGGCGGGTATCCCAGCTCGGCAAATTGAAAAAGCGGAAGCCGGAATTGCTTATTGGTATCCTCGGTTGTATGGCAGAAAAACAACAGGATGAAATATTCCGGAAACTACCGATGGTTGATTTCGTTATCGGCCCACGACAATGGTTTCGGATCAAAGAAACATTAGATGATGTAATACAGTCTCGGCAGCAGAAAGTAGTTTGCGGAGTTGAGATTGCTCCGCAAGTGTTCCAGAAACCGAAACGATTCGGCAAGATTAAAGCTTGGGTCTCGATCATGGAAGGATGCAATAATTATTGCGCATATTGTGTTGTCCCTTATGTTCGTGGGTATCAGGTATCAAGACCGGCTCATGAGATTATCGCTGAAGTTGAACAGTTAGCGAACGATGGATATAAAGAGATAACCTTACTCGGGCAGAATGTTAATGCATACCGCTACTGCGAAATTCCAAATAATCATTCAGAAATCAGCGTTCCACAATCCGAAATTAGTTTTGCGGAGTTATTGCGCCGGTTGAATCGTATCGATGGAATTCAGCGAATACGATATACGACCAGTCATCCACGCGATTTCAGTCTCGAGATAATCCAAGCAATACAGGAGTCGCCGAAAGTATGCGAGCATTTCCATCTGCCAATCCAATCCGGGTCGGATTATATCTTAAACCGTATGAATCGAGGATATACCTTCGCGCAATATCAGCAGCTGGTGCAAGAAATTCGGAATCGGTTTCCGACCGCTAGTATCACTACGGATATTATCGTCGGTTTCCCCGGTGAAACAGAAGAAGAATACCAGAAAACACTCGAGGCGATGCGAACTATCCAATGGGATAGTGCTTTCTTGTTTATGTTCTCGCCACGGAGTGGAACGAAAGCGGCTACGTTAGATAATCCGGTTCCGCTTGCGGTTCGGAAACAGCGGATTCGTGAAGTAATCGAACTTCAGAAACAAATCAGCACGGATAAACTAAAACAACTGATTGGTAAACGAGTTGAAGTTCTCGTTGAAGGGCGTGCTAAGAATAAATCGCATCAATGGTTTGCAAAACGCGCCCATGACCTAGTCTGGTTCGGTCGTACTCGGCAGAATATCGTTGCAGTATTTCCGGCAGATAGACCAATTCAGCCGGGTGAACTTATTTCCGTGACAGTCAAGGATACTTCGGCATATACTTTATTTACCGAACCGGCAGAATAATTAAAAGTGGAATATGCTTTTTTATAGCAGGATTATTCTTTTTCTGTTATAGAATTACATTTTAAATTGATTAGAATAGTTATTACGATTGAGTGAATAATGGCTGAATCGACTGGGGTAGATAAACCAAAAAAAGAATTGCGACCGGGGGTTGGTGCATATTGGGGTGAAGAATTTAAACCGTATGGAATGTCAACGGTGAAACTTATCAGCGTAGCGCTTATCGTATTAATGATTTGCACCGCTGCGGTGTTAATTCTCTATTACGTTGCTCGGGAAACGCTGATTGATGAAGTTCGTCGCCAGCTGGTTAGTGTCGCGAGTACCGCTGCGTTACAGATTGATGCGGAGAAACATAAACTATTACAGACTCGCGCTGATGAAACTACTGAAACCTATCGTTCGATGAAGGAAGTATTACGGCGGATTCGGGTCGCGAATCCGGATATCCGGTTCATCTATACCATGACCAGCACCGACCGACCGAATATCTGGCAGTTTGTGCTTGATGCGGAAGAAGACCCAGCTAAAGTATCGCATATTGGCGATGAATATGATGTCTCGCAATATCCGCAGATGAAAGAAGCGTTTTCCGGCGCAATTGCGGATAAACAGCTATCTACCGACGAATGGGGAACCTTCCTATCCGGTTATGCTCCTATCTACGATAAAGATTGGCAACCGATAGCGATTCTTGGCGTTGATATGACGCAGGATAATGTCCAGCGGCGGCTCCATGTTCTAGAGGGATATTCAACGCTGGTCTGGTTGATTTTTCTAACCTTAATCATCTTATCAACGATTCTCTATTACCAGCGAACACGACTGCTTACTATCCAGCGCGATATCGCATATCAGCTATCATTAACCGACCAGTTGACCCAACTTGCGAACCGGCGTCGGTTCGATTTAATGCTCGATTTCGAGTTCCAGGTTGCATCGCGATACCAGCGTCCGTTATCGTTGATTATGGGCGATATCGATAATTTTAAACAATATAATGATACGTACGGTCATCTCGCTGGTGATGAACTGCTGCGGAAACTTGCGCATCTGATTCAAGCTTCTGTTCGGAAAGTAGATTTAGTCGCTCGGTTCGGTGGTGAAGAATTTGTTATTCTGTTGCCGAACACAGATGCAGCGGGTGCGGTACAGTTAGCGGAAAAAATCCGAAAAATTATTGAATTGGAAGATTTCTCTCCGATATCAGGAAAAACAATTACTCCGGTTACGATTAGTTTCGGCGTCGCTACGTATCCGACCCATGCGAAAACGAAAGAAGAATTACTCGACCATGCAGACGATGCTCTCTATATGGCAAAACAAGCTGGTCGAAATCGGACGAAAATCTATATAAATTCTGAAGAAGTGAAGAAAAGTTAAGCTAAATAGGGTAAATGGGTAATTGCACCAGCGAAAAGGTAGCGGGATGAATTAATAGGAATCCAATGTGTTTCCTCTATACTCAAATCTATCTCATTTAACTTATTTAGCTGATTAAACCATTTTGAGTTTTAACCTAATAGTTTTTGATTTCGACGGAACAATAGCGAATACTTCTCCGTTAATTTTCGCTTCAATCAATGCGGTTGCTAAGAAGTTTCTTGGGAAAACGTTCACCCCGCAAGAGATAATCGCTATGTATGGACCAACGGAGGAGCAGATTATCGCTTCGTTAGTTCGTCCGGACGATTATAACGCAGCGATAACCGAGTTCTATTCCGTTTATGCGGGGAAACCGGAACTGGTTGAATCGTTTCCCGGATTTTCGGAATTCTTACAGCAAGCGAAACAGAAGAACATTACACTCGGAATATTTACTGGGAAAGGCAGAAAAACCTGTTTAATCAACCTGCACGAGTTAGGATATCAGGAGTATTTCGACTATATTTATACCGGCGATGATGTTAAGAACCGGAAACCGCATCCGGAAGCGCTCCTAAAAATCATTGCGGACGCGAATGTTGACCCTGAGCTAGCGATATATATCGGTGATTCGGTTGCGGATATCACCTGTGCGCGCGCTGCCGGAATCAAGTTCGGCGCAGCGTTCTGGGATCCCTTGGCAGATAAACGAATCCTTGACATGCGACCAGACTTTATCTTTTATACTATTGAAGAGTTAAAGGTTTTATTATACTAATATTTTCATTTTAAAATGCTAATTTTGCAATGTTAAATGTAAAATGAGTATTAAAAAGAATCCGATTCCTACCGTTGATATCATAATCGAGATGCCAAACGGCGGGATTGTTCTGATTGAACGGAAGAATCCGCCGTCAGGATGGGCGATTCCTGGCGGGTTCGTGGATTATGGTGAATCGTTAGAGACCGCAGCGGTTCGTGAAGCGAAAGAAGAAACCTCGCTTGACGTTGAACTGATTACCCAGTTTCATACCTATTCCGACCCGAACCGCGATGCACGAATGCATACAATTTCAACGGTATATCTCGCTAAACCGACTGATCCGAACGCTTTACCGAAAGCGGATGATGACGCCAAACATATCGGCATATTTACCGAATCTAACTTACCACCATGCATCGCATTCGACCACGCGCAGATCCTAGCTGACTATTTTCATTTCAAAAAAACCGGAAAACTACCGTTATAGCCACCCATAAATGGCTGGGCTATTTTCAATCATTCACATTCTGCGGATTTAAAAAAAATCATTTCCTAAGCCCAGACCGAGGCGATCGAGTTTATTCCAGTATGCAATGCTGGGAAGGTGGAACGTGAGAGGTCAATCAATCCCGTAGGGATGACTGAATCTAGCCCAGCATAGAATGCTGGGAAAGAGGATTGATTAATAGTGGTGAGCCCCGAACGGGGCGGCTGAATCTAGCCCAGCAACAAAGGAAGTTATTGCAAATGTTCAACCGTCCCTGAACGGGACTTACGGTTATGGTTCCCTATTAGTTTCCCAGCCATAAATGGCTGGGCTAGTTTCCATCATCTGCCTTAGGCAGATTTACAAAAGGCATTTCGATAGCCCCGAATGGGGCGACTGAATTTAGCCTAGCATAAAATGCTGGGAAGAAATTGATACGAAATTCGTTCAGTCCCGGTCGGGACGGCTGATAATAATCTCCTATTTCAACGGTTCAGTCGAAACCAATGGGACTAACCAAAGTCCGAACTTCGGACTTT
Protein-coding sequences here:
- a CDS encoding DUF2284 domain-containing protein; this encodes MRRYLKYIQQANQLGAIESKLIPVKSIVTAEWVRLKCQFGCGGYGKRLTCPPYSPTPEQTKRMLLEYTDALLIHGDEYTDIRQIVASLERSIFLDGYYKAFGFGAGPCTLCATCAKFCKHPEEARPAMEASGIDVYATVKANGFPIDVVRDRTCKENYYGLVLIQ
- the miaB gene encoding tRNA (N6-isopentenyl adenosine(37)-C2)-methylthiotransferase MiaB; the protein is MMREGKSIYLCTFGCQMNEHDSERIAGLLDSAGYQFVDREDIADIILFNTCCIRASAEQRVYGRVSQLGKLKKRKPELLIGILGCMAEKQQDEIFRKLPMVDFVIGPRQWFRIKETLDDVIQSRQQKVVCGVEIAPQVFQKPKRFGKIKAWVSIMEGCNNYCAYCVVPYVRGYQVSRPAHEIIAEVEQLANDGYKEITLLGQNVNAYRYCEIPNNHSEISVPQSEISFAELLRRLNRIDGIQRIRYTTSHPRDFSLEIIQAIQESPKVCEHFHLPIQSGSDYILNRMNRGYTFAQYQQLVQEIRNRFPTASITTDIIVGFPGETEEEYQKTLEAMRTIQWDSAFLFMFSPRSGTKAATLDNPVPLAVRKQRIREVIELQKQISTDKLKQLIGKRVEVLVEGRAKNKSHQWFAKRAHDLVWFGRTRQNIVAVFPADRPIQPGELISVTVKDTSAYTLFTEPAE
- a CDS encoding diguanylate cyclase, with amino-acid sequence MAESTGVDKPKKELRPGVGAYWGEEFKPYGMSTVKLISVALIVLMICTAAVLILYYVARETLIDEVRRQLVSVASTAALQIDAEKHKLLQTRADETTETYRSMKEVLRRIRVANPDIRFIYTMTSTDRPNIWQFVLDAEEDPAKVSHIGDEYDVSQYPQMKEAFSGAIADKQLSTDEWGTFLSGYAPIYDKDWQPIAILGVDMTQDNVQRRLHVLEGYSTLVWLIFLTLIILSTILYYQRTRLLTIQRDIAYQLSLTDQLTQLANRRRFDLMLDFEFQVASRYQRPLSLIMGDIDNFKQYNDTYGHLAGDELLRKLAHLIQASVRKVDLVARFGGEEFVILLPNTDAAGAVQLAEKIRKIIELEDFSPISGKTITPVTISFGVATYPTHAKTKEELLDHADDALYMAKQAGRNRTKIYINSEEVKKS
- a CDS encoding HAD family hydrolase, whose translation is MSFNLIVFDFDGTIANTSPLIFASINAVAKKFLGKTFTPQEIIAMYGPTEEQIIASLVRPDDYNAAITEFYSVYAGKPELVESFPGFSEFLQQAKQKNITLGIFTGKGRKTCLINLHELGYQEYFDYIYTGDDVKNRKPHPEALLKIIADANVDPELAIYIGDSVADITCARAAGIKFGAAFWDPLADKRILDMRPDFIFYTIEELKVLLY
- a CDS encoding NUDIX hydrolase, translating into MSIKKNPIPTVDIIIEMPNGGIVLIERKNPPSGWAIPGGFVDYGESLETAAVREAKEETSLDVELITQFHTYSDPNRDARMHTISTVYLAKPTDPNALPKADDDAKHIGIFTESNLPPCIAFDHAQILADYFHFKKTGKLPL